In Leptolyngbya sp. SIO1E4, one DNA window encodes the following:
- the cmx8 gene encoding type I-MYXAN CRISPR-associated protein Cmx8, producing the protein MLEYKLAELPSSQHRAGLAGLTILIDQWLIWQDDDHPFNQKVKDGAICKLTRLDSKGATFEFNQRGVEALFDEIYAASPEKQERPQLLKNSRTKEVIPPLREEEREVTDKKGKKKTKKVYIYPVVVPAGSFLADCGYDKSSDGKNGVWIKLWRDMVWSILRGVPATRQPFVARAEGAYSKDAEGIWKQLIQPEEFTVDLPSTYFLGAQTNNAENVPFKDRARLQFLLHFWLFAAQIYVPATIDNEGKRNFAGYALAIPDVCDLKRFCKRLPKVLAERGIEVSGYRPRECIVDLAVESALDLMRRLSDRLTQTTGEERTASSVFGIDVIHTEKQGNNVRVLGTARLKPDDSKLREYSRFRDGFWNPLFRRQYLLNLVKDIPWHTGFDAVLCTLPDELSIGNEYFRRDVRERFKALSNEAKDMDETTIQDNSVEIELLVFRLVSNYVSRKLKTKYDLEWKAEWKGLKNEELGKKPEYKKYSDMKAKVAKSAFLDVRSRTEQMDFINYFVSSLCSVPQHMKSEAYVDLTKALYQETDKIRTLTLLALSANS; encoded by the coding sequence ATGCTGGAATACAAACTTGCAGAGTTGCCTTCATCGCAACATCGAGCCGGACTGGCAGGGCTGACGATACTGATTGACCAGTGGTTAATTTGGCAAGACGACGATCATCCCTTCAACCAGAAAGTAAAAGACGGGGCCATTTGCAAGCTCACTAGATTAGATTCTAAGGGTGCGACATTTGAGTTTAATCAGCGGGGTGTAGAAGCTTTATTCGACGAAATCTATGCAGCAAGTCCTGAAAAGCAAGAGCGCCCTCAACTTCTCAAGAACTCTCGCACGAAAGAAGTTATTCCACCTTTGCGAGAGGAAGAGCGAGAAGTCACAGACAAGAAAGGAAAGAAGAAAACCAAGAAGGTTTATATCTATCCCGTTGTTGTCCCAGCAGGGTCGTTTTTGGCCGATTGTGGCTACGACAAAAGTTCCGATGGCAAAAACGGGGTTTGGATTAAGCTCTGGCGGGATATGGTGTGGAGTATTTTGCGCGGTGTCCCCGCGACTCGTCAGCCCTTTGTAGCCAGGGCGGAAGGGGCTTATAGTAAAGACGCTGAAGGCATCTGGAAGCAGCTCATACAGCCGGAAGAATTTACGGTTGATTTACCTAGCACCTATTTTTTAGGAGCGCAAACCAATAATGCTGAGAATGTCCCTTTTAAGGATCGGGCACGGCTGCAGTTTTTGCTGCATTTCTGGCTGTTTGCGGCTCAAATATATGTTCCAGCCACTATCGATAATGAAGGCAAGCGCAACTTTGCGGGCTATGCCTTGGCGATTCCTGATGTTTGTGATTTGAAGCGTTTTTGCAAACGTTTGCCTAAAGTCTTGGCAGAGCGAGGTATCGAAGTCTCTGGATATCGTCCTCGTGAATGCATTGTCGATTTAGCTGTCGAAAGTGCATTGGATTTAATGCGACGACTCAGCGATCGCCTTACTCAGACCACAGGTGAGGAAAGAACCGCATCCTCCGTGTTTGGTATTGATGTGATTCACACAGAGAAGCAGGGCAACAACGTTCGCGTTCTCGGAACTGCGAGATTGAAACCTGATGACTCGAAACTGAGGGAATATTCGCGATTCCGAGATGGCTTTTGGAATCCGCTATTTCGACGTCAGTACCTGCTAAATCTCGTCAAAGATATCCCCTGGCACACAGGATTTGATGCTGTTCTTTGTACCCTGCCAGATGAGTTAAGCATTGGAAACGAGTATTTTCGCCGGGATGTTCGAGAGAGGTTTAAGGCTTTAAGTAATGAGGCAAAAGATATGGATGAAACAACGATTCAAGATAACTCGGTAGAGATTGAGCTATTAGTTTTCAGATTGGTAAGCAACTATGTCAGTCGCAAATTAAAGACCAAATATGACTTGGAATGGAAAGCTGAGTGGAAAGGTTTGAAGAATGAAGAACTCGGCAAAAAGCCGGAGTACAAGAAATATTCAGACATGAAGGCAAAGGTTGCTAAATCAGCTTTTCTAGATGTCCGTAGCCGGACAGAGCAGATGGATTTCATTAACTATTTTGTCTCTAGTCTTTGCTCTGTTCCCCAGCATATGAAGTCAGAAGCTTATGTTGACTTGACCAAGGCTCTTTACCAAGAAACAGATAAGATTCGTACCCTAACGCTACTTGCGCTTTCTGCAAACAGTTAA
- the cas2 gene encoding CRISPR-associated endonuclease Cas2: protein MAESKNYYLVCYDIRDPKRWRKAYKLLKGYGETIQYSIFRIRLNQRDREQLRWKLESILVEEDSLLIAGLCNRCVERIEACNRPEAWEVKHDLHTIF from the coding sequence ATGGCTGAAAGCAAAAATTACTACCTTGTCTGTTACGACATTCGCGATCCTAAACGGTGGCGTAAAGCCTATAAACTGCTGAAGGGTTACGGTGAAACGATCCAGTATTCAATCTTCCGGATTAGGCTGAATCAGCGCGATCGCGAACAATTACGCTGGAAGCTAGAGAGCATTTTGGTTGAGGAGGACAGTTTACTGATTGCCGGGCTCTGTAACCGTTGTGTAGAGAGGATTGAGGCCTGTAACCGTCCGGAGGCTTGGGAAGTAAAGCATGACCTACATACAATTTTCTGA
- the cas5 gene encoding type I-MYXAN CRISPR-associated protein Cas5/Cmx5/DevS: MSNLWLRIRAPFAAFRGFQAGVYRSTVPVMPPSAALGLVLNLAGIEMRDSKPGSMTLIRGDIPCLRLAIGTISETGSEVCSLYQQLHSYPVGASGKELKKRTHGAKYWIVPVRREFLVDLDIALGVEAEADLLERVRKGLRGELDQPRYGLPFAGDNNFLFDRIDILETPPPTFWYVRMQPDDPPMRDSYRLTVGINRADNSKTTSFLYTPLDEAIDYPPDAAWTWTPKEPVAPQSSV, encoded by the coding sequence ATGAGTAATCTTTGGCTACGTATTCGTGCCCCATTTGCGGCCTTTCGGGGTTTCCAGGCTGGCGTGTATCGGTCTACAGTCCCCGTGATGCCACCTTCGGCTGCTTTAGGACTGGTTCTCAACCTGGCTGGCATCGAGATGCGAGACAGCAAACCAGGGTCAATGACACTGATTCGAGGGGATATTCCTTGCTTGCGCTTAGCGATCGGGACAATTTCAGAAACGGGGAGTGAAGTCTGCTCTCTTTACCAGCAGCTACATAGCTACCCAGTGGGAGCTTCCGGCAAGGAGTTAAAGAAACGTACTCATGGTGCGAAATATTGGATTGTGCCTGTGCGGCGTGAATTTTTAGTGGATCTAGACATTGCGTTGGGCGTTGAGGCAGAGGCCGATTTGCTTGAAAGAGTGAGGAAGGGACTACGGGGTGAGCTTGATCAGCCACGCTATGGCCTTCCCTTTGCGGGAGACAATAACTTCTTGTTCGATCGCATTGATATCCTAGAAACGCCACCACCAACTTTTTGGTATGTCAGGATGCAGCCTGATGATCCACCAATGCGAGATTCCTATCGACTGACTGTGGGTATTAATCGCGCTGACAATAGCAAAACAACCAGTTTTCTGTATACTCCTTTAGATGAAGCAATTGATTACCCTCCTGACGCAGCTTGGACTTGGACACCTAAAGAGCCCGTAGCTCCTCAATCGAGTGTCTAG
- the cas7i gene encoding type I-B CRISPR-associated protein Cas7/Cst2/DevR, with the protein MNKNLFATVLTYPAPSSNYRGESEENRTVLQKIAKGRQEYTVISPESMRNALREMLQKAEVPCNRTRLHNEEQLAVEFKEFPNAEKYADDFLFGFLVADKEAIKKNKGLPAKRDSVLRMNMAVALTPYRFDATFHQSPLNAGNSPWRNSSTSALLHREVAHTAYQYPFALTYSDCKAQPEWTKALLNAIAQLSDVAGGHARSYYEMAPKSIVARLTPSLIAGFNTYGFDEQGHFSELSRIKENDLPANEFWIGGELARDIDESRKTELVDAGVKFYDNPQILLADLADEFLK; encoded by the coding sequence ATGAACAAGAACTTATTCGCCACTGTCTTAACTTATCCTGCTCCTAGTTCCAATTATCGTGGTGAGAGTGAGGAAAATCGTACAGTGCTGCAAAAGATTGCCAAGGGCAGGCAGGAGTATACGGTCATTAGCCCGGAATCGATGCGGAATGCTCTGCGAGAGATGCTGCAAAAAGCTGAAGTTCCCTGCAACCGCACTCGATTGCATAACGAAGAACAGCTTGCCGTGGAGTTCAAAGAATTCCCAAACGCCGAGAAATACGCGGATGATTTCTTGTTCGGATTTCTCGTTGCAGACAAGGAAGCTATCAAGAAAAATAAAGGCTTGCCTGCTAAGCGGGATAGCGTGCTGCGTATGAACATGGCCGTAGCGCTAACTCCCTATCGATTTGATGCAACATTTCACCAATCACCTCTCAATGCCGGCAACAGCCCGTGGAGAAATTCTTCAACGTCAGCACTGCTACACCGCGAAGTGGCTCATACGGCCTACCAGTATCCCTTTGCCCTGACCTATTCTGACTGCAAAGCACAGCCAGAATGGACAAAGGCGTTGCTGAACGCGATCGCACAACTCTCGGACGTTGCTGGGGGCCATGCTCGTAGCTATTACGAAATGGCACCTAAGAGCATCGTGGCACGGTTGACGCCTAGCCTCATTGCTGGATTTAATACCTACGGCTTTGATGAACAGGGTCATTTCTCGGAACTCTCTCGCATTAAAGAAAACGACTTGCCCGCTAACGAATTTTGGATTGGTGGTGAACTTGCCCGTGATATAGATGAATCTCGTAAGACTGAACTGGTTGATGCTGGCGTCAAGTTCTACGATAATCCGCAGATTTTGCTGGCTGACCTGGCTGACGAGTTTTTGAAGTGA
- a CDS encoding DUF1016 family protein, which yields MPESPNLFPDEENYFALLNDLKSRIRSAQIKAALAVNKELILLYWQIGQEILTRQETEGWGSKVIERLAKDLKREFPDITGFSTRNLKYMRSFAGAYPDEALVQRCVAQLPWRHNIALLSKLKEPEVRFWYAQKAIEYGWSRDILVMQIESNLFGRQGGAITNFASTLPSPQSDLAQQLIKDPYNFDFLTISKDAQERELERGLVDRIRDFLLELGVGFAFIGNQYPIVVDDKEYRMDLLFYHARLHCYVVIDLKMGEFEPEFSGKMNFYVSAVDNYLCTEGDNRTIGIILCRSKQRTTVEFALQDLQKPIGVSTYRLNQALPEALRDNLPTAKQLEMELEAAISELEAGEVKDGE from the coding sequence ATGCCTGAATCTCCTAACTTGTTTCCTGATGAAGAGAATTACTTTGCTCTGCTCAACGACCTGAAGAGTCGAATTCGTTCAGCCCAGATCAAAGCAGCTCTAGCAGTTAATAAAGAGTTGATTCTTCTCTACTGGCAAATAGGGCAAGAGATTTTGACCCGACAGGAAACGGAAGGCTGGGGAAGCAAGGTCATTGAGCGATTAGCAAAAGATCTGAAACGAGAGTTTCCTGACATCACAGGCTTTTCTACCAGAAACCTTAAATATATGCGCTCGTTTGCTGGGGCATATCCCGATGAAGCATTAGTGCAACGCTGCGTTGCCCAATTACCCTGGCGGCATAACATAGCTTTGCTATCGAAACTCAAGGAACCAGAGGTTCGATTCTGGTATGCGCAGAAAGCTATCGAATATGGCTGGAGTCGCGACATTCTGGTGATGCAGATTGAATCTAATCTGTTTGGGCGCCAGGGGGGTGCGATCACCAACTTTGCAAGCACCCTGCCCTCTCCTCAGTCTGATCTTGCTCAACAGCTTATCAAAGACCCCTACAACTTCGATTTTCTGACCATCAGCAAAGACGCCCAGGAACGCGAGCTAGAGCGCGGGCTTGTCGATCGCATCCGCGACTTTTTGTTAGAGCTAGGGGTAGGTTTTGCATTTATCGGCAACCAGTACCCAATTGTTGTAGACGACAAAGAATATCGGATGGATTTGCTGTTCTATCACGCTCGGCTGCACTGCTATGTCGTGATTGATCTCAAGATGGGCGAATTTGAGCCAGAGTTCTCTGGGAAGATGAACTTCTATGTGTCAGCGGTAGACAATTACCTATGCACAGAAGGAGACAATCGTACGATCGGCATTATCCTCTGCCGATCAAAACAGAGAACTACGGTGGAATTTGCACTGCAAGATCTCCAAAAGCCCATTGGAGTTTCAACATATCGCCTAAATCAAGCTTTACCAGAAGCTCTTAGAGATAACTTGCCAACAGCTAAGCAATTGGAAATGGAATTGGAAGCAGCGATCTCGGAGTTAGAAGCTGGCGAAGTTAAAGACGGAGAATGA
- the cas1 gene encoding type I-MYXAN CRISPR-associated endonuclease Cas1, which produces MTVVAVETGTDALETIRVNALHALAYCPRLYYLEEVEELYTQDAAVFAGRRLHVELEKDEGEEWTQLVLESAELGLRGKVDALRSRNGQTTPYEHKKGRSYRSRDNKPQAWESDRLQILAYACLIEQALKITVAEGRIRYHADNVLVHVPLDEQGRQDVADAVNRARQLRQSTQRPPVTSNERLCARCSLAPVCLPEETRLVQEDAKQAVRLFPEDDERKIVHVTEAGTCIGKSGDQFKITKRSGANTTIPSRQVGQLVLHSYAQISTQAMYFCAEREVGLHFISGGGRYLGSFDTRQGSIQRRIRQYEALTNPGICLQLSRQLVTCRGQSQRKFLMRGQRSVDTPNEKLEQTIEQMRRILKQVSEATSLASLLGLEGNLAALYFAALPQLVSDSVAPALQFNGRNRRPPKDCFNALLSFGYSMLLKDVMNAILTVGLEPALGFYHQPRTQAPPLALDLMEIFRVPLVDMPVMAAVNRHQWNVDGDFTIRGKQVWLSDSGRRKFISLYERRKEENWKHPVTKYSLTYRRLIELEVRLLEKEWMGEGGLFAQLVIR; this is translated from the coding sequence ATGACTGTCGTAGCCGTTGAGACAGGAACAGATGCTCTAGAAACGATTCGAGTTAATGCACTTCATGCATTAGCTTACTGCCCTCGACTTTATTACCTGGAAGAGGTTGAAGAACTCTACACCCAGGATGCTGCGGTGTTTGCGGGGCGTCGTCTACATGTGGAATTGGAAAAAGACGAGGGTGAAGAGTGGACACAGCTTGTTCTAGAAAGTGCTGAATTAGGACTGCGCGGAAAAGTCGATGCTCTGCGATCGCGCAACGGACAAACCACTCCTTATGAGCATAAGAAAGGCCGTTCCTATCGCAGTCGAGACAATAAACCCCAAGCTTGGGAGAGCGATCGCTTACAAATTTTGGCCTATGCCTGTTTGATTGAGCAAGCACTTAAGATTACCGTTGCTGAAGGTCGCATTCGCTATCATGCAGACAACGTTTTGGTGCATGTTCCCCTAGATGAGCAAGGTCGCCAGGATGTAGCTGATGCGGTAAATCGAGCCCGACAACTACGTCAATCAACTCAGCGACCGCCAGTAACTTCTAACGAACGGCTCTGCGCGCGATGTTCTCTGGCCCCGGTATGTTTGCCGGAAGAAACCCGGTTAGTGCAAGAAGATGCAAAGCAGGCCGTGCGCTTGTTCCCTGAGGATGACGAACGCAAGATCGTTCATGTCACTGAAGCAGGTACCTGCATCGGGAAGAGTGGAGATCAGTTCAAAATTACCAAACGTAGTGGGGCTAACACCACGATTCCTTCTCGCCAGGTTGGACAGTTGGTGCTTCACAGCTATGCCCAAATTTCCACCCAGGCGATGTATTTCTGTGCTGAGCGAGAGGTGGGGCTGCATTTTATTTCGGGTGGGGGTCGCTACCTGGGCAGTTTTGATACCCGCCAGGGCAGTATTCAACGCCGTATCCGGCAGTATGAGGCATTGACCAATCCCGGAATCTGTCTGCAGCTATCTCGCCAGTTAGTGACCTGTCGAGGGCAGAGTCAGCGCAAGTTTCTGATGCGGGGGCAACGTAGCGTAGACACCCCTAATGAAAAGCTGGAACAGACGATTGAGCAGATGCGGCGCATCCTGAAGCAGGTGTCAGAAGCAACCTCGCTTGCTTCTCTGCTAGGACTGGAAGGAAATCTAGCAGCGTTGTACTTTGCAGCCTTGCCACAACTTGTTTCAGATAGTGTCGCTCCTGCTCTTCAGTTTAACGGGCGTAATCGCCGCCCACCGAAAGACTGTTTCAACGCCTTGCTCAGCTTTGGCTATTCCATGTTGTTGAAGGATGTGATGAATGCCATTTTGACGGTGGGGCTAGAGCCTGCCTTGGGTTTTTATCACCAACCTCGGACTCAGGCTCCGCCGCTGGCGCTCGATTTAATGGAGATTTTTCGGGTGCCTTTGGTGGATATGCCAGTGATGGCTGCAGTTAACCGCCACCAGTGGAATGTGGATGGTGATTTCACGATTCGAGGCAAGCAGGTGTGGCTGAGTGATTCGGGTCGCCGCAAGTTCATCAGCCTCTATGAGCGTCGTAAGGAGGAAAACTGGAAACATCCGGTTACTAAATACTCTTTGACATACCGTCGTTTGATTGAGTTAGAGGTACGTCTTCTGGAGAAGGAATGGATGGGTGAGGGTGGTTTATTTGCTCAGCTAGTTATCCGATAA
- the cas3 gene encoding CRISPR-associated helicase Cas3' gives MHSLPTEYLLAKSPKPDRKPITLEQHLHDAGQCAYHIFRLDHRWGRNWCRFFGLTDKIAQETFLLNLRIAALFHDVGKANADFYTAVTAPVFTAQTLRHEHLSALVLCLPEVRSWLFQTKHKQPSNLDVDVITAAVLSHHLKASKKETSIHGKNYRWCQPDSVANNPSVRLYFDHPEVRRILVKIAGLADLDTPPYLPEMPWAQNSLWDKARRDGINYADDLEDDLEDEPDRRRLLVAVKAGLIVADAAASGLVREDHNITDWIGAVVYSEAIAPSEISEKILQRRIEQIETRTKATFKFHAFQEQAAQQGSKALLLVACGGGKTLAAWKWAEQQSREHEIGKVIFLYPTRGTATEGFKDYVGWAPEADAELVTGTAKYELEAMAENPSESTDQKVYRSEATERLYALGFWSKRFFSATVDQFLGFMEHSYQSLCLLPVLADSAVIIDEVHSFDQSMFDTLINFLQTFHIPVLCMTATLPKSRRKQLVDLGLKVFPTQADRESEALSDLKVKEQTNRYRLKPVANFEEALGKAVAAYREGLRVLWVVNIVDRCLAIAHKLEQKFQELNVDADVLTYHSRFRLCDRQTVHTRTVNAFSFSEEKAPKAAIAVTTQVCEMSLDLDADVLITEIAPVSALVQRFGRANRHLKRAFAWLHPYMPPGSRPYQQEDLIQAGEFLDSFNTELINQRQLATALEEFSRSERRAGDFSPFLNSGYFAIPGAFRDIEEYAVPCILDSDFDTVRPLIEARKPYDGYQLNTPHKWVKDWLADEGNIRPNWLPKYLSVVSGHPERYRKDRGFINKSAEEVNLG, from the coding sequence ATGCATAGCCTTCCGACCGAGTATTTACTAGCCAAGAGTCCAAAACCTGACAGAAAACCCATCACACTTGAACAGCATCTCCATGATGCCGGACAGTGTGCCTATCACATCTTTCGACTTGATCATCGATGGGGACGTAACTGGTGTCGTTTTTTTGGATTAACCGATAAAATTGCACAAGAAACGTTCTTATTGAATTTGCGGATTGCAGCTTTATTTCATGATGTAGGCAAAGCGAATGCTGATTTTTACACAGCAGTAACAGCACCTGTATTTACTGCTCAGACTTTGCGTCATGAACATTTAAGTGCTCTGGTTTTATGTTTGCCAGAAGTCAGATCCTGGCTTTTCCAAACTAAACATAAGCAGCCATCAAATCTGGATGTGGATGTGATAACGGCGGCAGTGCTGTCACACCATCTGAAAGCATCCAAGAAAGAGACTAGCATTCACGGGAAGAACTACAGATGGTGCCAACCCGATAGTGTTGCCAATAATCCCTCAGTGAGACTTTACTTCGATCACCCAGAAGTCAGGCGCATCTTAGTGAAAATTGCAGGGTTGGCAGACCTGGACACCCCTCCATATTTACCCGAGATGCCTTGGGCACAGAATTCTCTTTGGGACAAGGCACGCCGGGATGGTATCAATTATGCCGACGATCTTGAAGATGACTTAGAGGATGAGCCGGATCGCAGACGGCTTCTAGTGGCGGTCAAAGCTGGGCTGATTGTGGCAGATGCTGCAGCATCAGGGTTGGTACGGGAAGACCATAACATCACTGATTGGATTGGAGCAGTTGTCTATTCAGAAGCGATCGCACCTAGCGAAATTTCTGAGAAAATCCTGCAGCGTCGTATCGAACAAATTGAGACAAGAACAAAAGCAACGTTCAAGTTTCATGCCTTTCAAGAACAAGCGGCGCAGCAAGGTTCCAAGGCTCTATTGCTAGTCGCTTGTGGCGGCGGTAAGACGCTTGCTGCCTGGAAATGGGCGGAACAGCAATCCCGAGAGCATGAGATTGGGAAAGTCATCTTCCTCTACCCCACCAGGGGCACAGCAACGGAGGGCTTCAAGGACTATGTGGGTTGGGCACCAGAAGCCGATGCTGAGTTAGTAACTGGAACAGCCAAATATGAGCTAGAGGCAATGGCCGAGAATCCGAGCGAGTCAACTGACCAGAAAGTCTACCGTTCCGAAGCAACGGAAAGACTCTACGCCTTAGGGTTTTGGTCTAAACGATTCTTTAGCGCCACTGTGGATCAATTCCTCGGCTTTATGGAGCACAGTTATCAAAGTCTTTGTCTGCTGCCTGTGCTGGCGGATAGCGCTGTCATCATCGACGAAGTACACAGCTTCGATCAATCCATGTTCGATACGCTGATCAACTTTCTGCAGACTTTCCATATTCCTGTTCTGTGTATGACAGCAACTTTGCCAAAATCCAGACGGAAACAACTGGTTGACTTGGGCTTGAAAGTCTTTCCTACTCAAGCAGATCGAGAAAGTGAGGCACTCTCTGATTTAAAGGTAAAGGAACAAACGAACCGCTATCGACTAAAACCTGTGGCGAACTTTGAGGAGGCTCTTGGCAAAGCAGTTGCAGCTTACAGAGAAGGCCTAAGGGTTCTCTGGGTTGTGAATATCGTTGATCGATGTCTGGCAATTGCCCACAAACTGGAACAAAAGTTCCAAGAGTTGAATGTTGATGCGGACGTATTGACCTATCACAGTCGCTTTCGCCTGTGCGATCGCCAAACTGTTCACACCAGAACAGTGAATGCCTTTTCATTTTCAGAAGAGAAGGCACCCAAGGCGGCGATCGCAGTTACGACCCAGGTTTGTGAGATGAGCCTTGACCTAGATGCCGACGTACTGATTACAGAAATCGCACCCGTATCGGCTCTGGTACAGCGGTTTGGCCGAGCTAATCGCCATCTGAAACGTGCCTTCGCTTGGCTTCATCCATACATGCCACCAGGGAGCAGACCCTATCAACAAGAGGACTTGATACAAGCAGGGGAATTTCTCGATAGCTTCAATACTGAGCTAATCAATCAGCGTCAATTAGCCACTGCCTTGGAAGAGTTCTCGCGATCGGAGCGGAGGGCGGGTGACTTTTCACCCTTCCTCAACAGCGGTTACTTCGCGATTCCGGGAGCTTTTCGAGACATTGAAGAGTACGCAGTTCCGTGCATCTTGGACAGCGATTTTGATACTGTACGGCCCTTGATTGAAGCTCGAAAGCCCTACGACGGCTATCAGCTCAACACGCCTCACAAATGGGTGAAAGATTGGCTAGCTGATGAAGGCAATATCCGGCCTAACTGGTTACCCAAATATCTCAGTGTTGTCAGCGGTCACCCAGAGCGATATCGCAAAGATCGAGGATTTATCAATAAGTCTGCAGAGGAGGTTAATCTTGGCTGA
- a CDS encoding M48 family metalloprotease, translated as MIHSIFSKESFLRWVILGFAVFLTLEIIYFRYSQAQTSFTPTYLQTLTEADQLYLDGNVEAAEQLYRQVKQPFPEESNSVDDEIITDPEQLSGANGVYWREAQRGWERKLEGATLVPLRLLVEKQPNFLPAHTLLIKALREFGQEEEVLPTIETAVSQFPESPDLTRLQAEALADDNQYLEASIAARQFAIVYPNHPDAPEFAELADDYFGRFRRDLETELIAAGIINVVVGGGDQAIQLAPLLLQGESGMGMRLASAELANRRVVNDPDIQEYVNSIGQPLAELMGRNDFEYEFFVIEDSSLNAFAYPGGKIFINTGSLMAIDSEAEFAGLLGHEIAHSVLSHGFQKVVQANLLASLGQTIPLGNLLNLAVLENSRRKEQQSDIVGTRAIATAGYAADGLHTFMTKLRDRGRSSTPEYLSSHPVPEDRVRYLQELIQQNGYNRYSFEGIERHALVKQRLQDLGVS; from the coding sequence ATGATCCATTCTATATTCTCCAAAGAAAGCTTTCTAAGATGGGTGATCCTTGGTTTCGCTGTATTTTTGACTTTAGAAATAATTTATTTTCGGTACTCTCAAGCCCAAACATCTTTTACACCAACCTACCTTCAGACTTTAACCGAAGCCGATCAACTCTACCTGGATGGCAATGTTGAAGCAGCAGAACAACTTTACCGTCAAGTCAAACAACCCTTTCCAGAGGAGAGCAATAGCGTTGATGACGAGATAATCACTGACCCGGAGCAGCTCTCTGGCGCAAATGGTGTCTACTGGCGTGAGGCCCAGCGGGGTTGGGAGCGGAAGTTGGAAGGAGCGACTTTGGTTCCTCTACGTCTTCTTGTGGAAAAGCAACCGAACTTTCTTCCTGCACACACGTTACTCATTAAAGCTTTACGGGAATTTGGGCAAGAGGAAGAGGTTCTACCGACTATTGAAACAGCCGTAAGCCAATTCCCTGAATCACCTGACTTGACTAGATTACAAGCTGAAGCCCTGGCTGATGATAATCAGTATCTTGAAGCATCCATTGCAGCCCGGCAATTCGCGATCGTTTACCCCAATCATCCTGACGCTCCAGAGTTTGCAGAACTAGCTGACGACTACTTTGGCCGCTTCCGGCGAGATCTTGAAACAGAGTTAATTGCTGCAGGAATCATTAATGTAGTGGTTGGGGGAGGTGACCAAGCCATTCAACTTGCCCCACTGCTATTACAGGGAGAATCCGGTATGGGTATGCGGCTTGCTTCGGCAGAACTCGCTAACAGAAGAGTCGTGAATGATCCTGATATCCAAGAGTATGTAAACAGTATCGGGCAACCTTTAGCAGAACTGATGGGGCGCAATGATTTTGAATATGAGTTTTTTGTTATTGAAGATAGTTCTTTGAATGCATTTGCCTATCCTGGAGGCAAAATCTTCATTAATACTGGCTCTCTTATGGCTATCGATTCTGAGGCTGAATTTGCAGGGCTTTTAGGGCATGAGATTGCACACTCCGTCTTATCTCATGGATTTCAGAAGGTGGTTCAAGCTAATCTACTTGCATCACTTGGGCAAACGATTCCGTTGGGGAATCTTCTGAATCTTGCAGTTCTTGAAAATAGCCGCCGTAAAGAGCAGCAATCCGATATTGTTGGTACTCGAGCGATTGCAACTGCTGGTTATGCTGCAGATGGGTTGCATACATTCATGACAAAGCTGCGCGATCGGGGGCGCTCTAGTACACCAGAATATCTTTCTAGTCATCCAGTTCCTGAAGATCGTGTGCGATACCTTCAGGAATTAATTCAGCAAAATGGCTATAACCGATATTCCTTTGAAGGCATTGAACGCCATGCCCTTGTTAAGCAACGTCTCCAGGATCTTGGTGTGAGCTGA